A genomic window from bacterium includes:
- a CDS encoding PIN domain protein: MKLRIYTDTSVIGGCLDEVFKDASLKLIDKFKRGEMIPVISELTTLELRDAPKEVQNIFKEIPEENIEYVELTEEAVNLAHKYISEEVVVKDELVDAEHIAIATISRVDVVVSWNFKHIVNLNRIRGFNAINLKMGYPLLEIRSPWEVMVYEG; the protein is encoded by the coding sequence ATGAAGTTGAGAATTTACACAGATACTTCAGTAATTGGAGGCTGCTTGGATGAAGTGTTCAAAGATGCGTCTTTAAAACTGATTGATAAATTTAAACGGGGCGAAATGATACCAGTAATATCTGAGCTCACCACACTTGAGTTGAGAGATGCACCTAAGGAAGTTCAGAATATATTTAAGGAAATACCCGAAGAGAATATAGAATATGTGGAGTTAACAGAAGAGGCAGTGAATCTTGCCCATAAATATATATCTGAGGAAGTAGTAGTGAAGGATGAATTAGTGGATGCCGAACACATAGCAATTGCAACAATAAGCCGTGTAGATGTAGTAGTAAGTTGGAACTTTAAGCATATTGTTAACTTAAATAGAATACGCGGCTTTAATGCAATAAACTTAAAAATGGGCTATCCTTTATTAGAAATAAGAAGCCCTTGGGAGGTGATGGTTTATGAAGGGTGA